From Streptomyces sp. TLI_053, a single genomic window includes:
- a CDS encoding phosphoribosylanthranilate isomerase — MFVKICGLSTAVDVAAALAAGADALGFVLTESPRRVEPRLVRELVAAVPEEVLTVAVFREEPAEYVRAAVRAAGVRAVQLHGNHPAGAFAELSDLGLPLVRATSAASAAGADCGDFGEDLLLLDAPVPGAGEPWDWAELGARPPAGKWLLAGGLGPANVRAAIAAANPWGVDVSSGVEVRRGVKDPDLIAEFLRAAKSR; from the coding sequence ATGTTCGTGAAGATCTGCGGTCTGAGCACCGCTGTGGATGTGGCCGCCGCCCTCGCGGCCGGTGCCGACGCGCTGGGCTTCGTGCTGACCGAGAGCCCGCGCCGGGTGGAGCCCAGGCTGGTGCGGGAGTTGGTGGCGGCGGTGCCCGAAGAGGTGCTGACGGTGGCGGTGTTCCGGGAGGAGCCGGCGGAGTACGTGCGCGCGGCGGTGCGCGCGGCCGGCGTCCGCGCGGTGCAGTTGCACGGAAACCACCCGGCGGGTGCTTTCGCGGAGCTGTCGGACCTGGGACTGCCGTTGGTCCGGGCCACCTCGGCGGCGAGCGCGGCCGGGGCGGACTGCGGGGACTTCGGTGAGGACCTGCTGCTGCTCGACGCGCCGGTGCCGGGTGCCGGGGAGCCGTGGGACTGGGCCGAGCTCGGCGCCCGGCCGCCGGCCGGGAAGTGGCTGCTGGCGGGCGGTCTCGGCCCGGCGAACGTCCGTGCCGCCATCGCGGCCGCGAACCCGTGGGGCGTGGACGTCTCCAGCGGGGTCGAGGTCCGGCGGGGGGTCAAGGACCCGGACCTGATCGCCGAGTTCCTCCGCGCCGCCAAGTCCCGCTGA
- a CDS encoding NAD(P)/FAD-dependent oxidoreductase, whose translation MTHRTEQDPTAPALPESAEVIVVGAGPAGLACALDLTAAGHEALVLEAAEDVGGRMRTDVVRGFRLDRGFQVFNTAYPQVRRRLDLAALRLHPFTPGMLLADGRRSRLLLDPTRRPDRALDLLSGRVLPPRDLAALGLLGLCDAALPAALLKRFPETSTALALRRAGVSRRTVEGVLRPFLAGVFLEDRLETSSRMFHLVWRSMLRGSLCLPQQGIGAVPRQLAAGLPPGRLVCGAPVERLTAEGVVLADGARVRARTVVVATGAGAAARLLPGLEVPAARAVTTFYHAAPVSPLDGPTLVVDTDGPVLNTVVLSEVVPGCSPDGRALVSTSVPGTAADEGAVRRRAGALYGADVSGWEPLAAYRIAEALPAGPAPLPLSRTTRFAPGRYVCGDHRATASVQGALASGARAAREVAADLAGGRRSRPRGAATPEPV comes from the coding sequence ATGACGCACCGCACGGAGCAGGACCCGACCGCACCGGCGCTGCCGGAGTCGGCCGAGGTGATCGTGGTCGGAGCGGGCCCGGCCGGACTGGCCTGCGCGCTGGACCTGACCGCGGCGGGGCACGAGGCGCTGGTCCTGGAGGCCGCCGAGGACGTGGGCGGGCGGATGCGCACCGACGTGGTGCGGGGGTTCCGCCTCGACCGGGGCTTCCAGGTGTTCAACACGGCGTACCCGCAGGTCCGGCGCCGCCTCGACCTCGCCGCGCTGCGGCTGCACCCGTTCACGCCCGGCATGCTGCTCGCCGACGGCCGACGGTCGCGCCTGCTGCTGGACCCGACCCGCCGCCCGGACCGGGCCCTGGACCTGCTGAGCGGCCGGGTACTGCCCCCGCGCGACCTGGCGGCGCTCGGGCTGCTGGGGCTGTGCGACGCGGCCCTGCCCGCCGCCCTGCTGAAGCGGTTCCCGGAGACCAGCACCGCGCTGGCACTGCGGCGGGCCGGCGTCTCGCGGCGCACCGTCGAGGGCGTGCTGCGGCCGTTCCTGGCCGGGGTGTTCCTGGAGGACCGGCTGGAGACGTCGAGCCGGATGTTCCACCTGGTGTGGCGCAGCATGCTGCGCGGGAGCCTGTGCCTGCCGCAGCAGGGCATCGGGGCCGTGCCCCGGCAGCTCGCGGCCGGGCTGCCGCCGGGGCGGCTGGTCTGCGGCGCGCCGGTGGAGCGGCTGACGGCGGAGGGTGTGGTGCTCGCCGACGGAGCGCGGGTGCGGGCGCGGACGGTGGTGGTGGCGACCGGGGCCGGCGCGGCCGCCCGGCTGCTGCCGGGTCTGGAGGTACCCGCCGCGCGGGCGGTCACGACCTTCTACCACGCGGCACCGGTGAGTCCGCTGGACGGACCGACGCTGGTCGTGGACACCGACGGGCCGGTGCTGAACACGGTCGTGCTGTCCGAGGTGGTCCCGGGCTGCTCCCCCGACGGGCGGGCGCTGGTGTCGACGTCGGTGCCGGGCACGGCGGCCGACGAGGGCGCGGTCCGGCGGCGGGCGGGCGCGTTGTACGGCGCGGACGTGTCCGGCTGGGAGCCGCTCGCCGCGTACCGGATCGCCGAGGCGCTGCCGGCCGGGCCGGCGCCGCTCCCGCTCAGCCGGACGACACGCTTCGCGCCGGGCCGCTACGTGTGCGGGGACCACCGGGCGACGGCCTCGGTGCAGGGGGCGCTGGCCTCGGGGGCCCGGGCGGCCCGCGAGGTGGCGGCGGACCTGGCGGGCGGCCGGCGGAGCCGACCGCGCGGGGCGGCCACGCCCGAGCCCGTCTGA
- a CDS encoding HD domain-containing protein, producing MDSFSLDLPTGPLAEAVLATARASESPALVNHSVRSFLFAELLAARLGCLDDAAHDRDLLFAATVLHDLGAGELAKGEARFEVEGADLAAELLRRHDVPEKDVDRVWEAIALHTSPGIAERRGLLCHLTREGVGADFGRNADLVAAWAPRIHAAHPRLDMVRTLVDAIVERAARSEAAAPRYSLGGELLRERRTDGVTSLERAAASCPWGE from the coding sequence ATGGACTCCTTCTCGCTCGACCTGCCGACCGGCCCGCTGGCCGAGGCCGTGCTCGCCACCGCGCGGGCCTCCGAGAGCCCCGCGCTGGTCAACCACAGCGTGCGCAGCTTCCTGTTCGCCGAGCTCCTCGCCGCCCGTCTGGGCTGTCTGGACGACGCCGCCCACGACCGCGACCTGCTGTTCGCCGCGACCGTCCTGCACGACCTGGGTGCCGGCGAACTCGCCAAGGGGGAAGCCCGGTTCGAGGTGGAGGGCGCCGACCTGGCGGCCGAACTGCTGCGCCGCCACGACGTCCCCGAGAAGGACGTCGACCGGGTGTGGGAGGCGATCGCCCTGCACACCTCCCCCGGCATCGCCGAGCGCCGCGGCCTGCTCTGCCACCTCACCCGCGAGGGCGTCGGCGCGGACTTCGGGCGCAACGCGGACCTCGTCGCCGCCTGGGCGCCACGGATCCACGCCGCCCACCCCCGTCTGGACATGGTCCGCACCCTCGTCGACGCGATCGTGGAACGCGCCGCCCGGTCCGAGGCCGCCGCACCCCGCTACTCCCTCGGCGGCGAGCTGCTCCGCGAACGACGCACCGACGGCGTGACCTCCCTGGAGCGCGCCGCCGCGTCCTGCCCCTGGGGCGAGTAG
- a CDS encoding GNAT family N-acetyltransferase yields MEMPPRVIELDDLTLRRFDPEGDRAELFEVIDAARAHLRPWMTWVDEHDPDRTAEFLARREEAWEAGRDFTFAVVLGGAIVGACQLFRREGGPGGVMEIGYWLHPAATGRGVATRAAGALVAEAFRFPGVEQVEISHDPANRASGAVAARLGFTEDRRRSAGTGEELVWRLGRRERAVQEGAVRAAVVGSGAVGAGAVQSGMVEEGMVEEGVIEEVVTEDRKSFGSHPPK; encoded by the coding sequence ATGGAGATGCCGCCGCGAGTGATCGAGCTGGACGACCTGACCCTGCGCCGTTTCGACCCCGAGGGGGACCGTGCGGAGCTGTTCGAGGTCATCGACGCGGCGCGGGCGCACCTCAGACCGTGGATGACATGGGTCGACGAGCACGACCCGGACCGGACCGCCGAGTTCCTGGCGCGGCGCGAGGAGGCCTGGGAGGCGGGCCGGGACTTCACCTTCGCGGTGGTGCTGGGGGGAGCGATAGTCGGCGCCTGCCAGTTGTTCCGGCGGGAGGGCGGCCCGGGCGGGGTGATGGAGATCGGCTACTGGCTCCACCCGGCGGCCACCGGGCGCGGTGTGGCGACCCGGGCGGCGGGCGCCCTGGTCGCCGAGGCCTTCCGGTTCCCGGGGGTGGAGCAGGTCGAGATCTCCCACGACCCGGCCAATCGCGCGAGCGGCGCGGTCGCGGCGAGGCTGGGTTTCACCGAGGACCGCCGCCGCTCGGCCGGCACCGGGGAGGAGCTGGTCTGGCGGCTGGGCCGCAGGGAGCGTGCGGTCCAGGAGGGCGCGGTCCGGGCGGCCGTGGTCGGGTCAGGTGCGGTCGGGGCGGGCGCGGTTCAGTCGGGCATGGTGGAGGAGGGCATGGTTGAGGAGGGTGTGATCGAAGAGGTTGTGACCGAGGACAGGAAATCTTTCGGTTCTCACCCGCCGAAGTGA
- a CDS encoding helix-turn-helix transcriptional regulator — MELLSFESANVGETEEFLSSAYTPMKIGGPVQDARVRISRRAAGQVAMDRLDFGYTMAYDAADLGRVCLISMHGGTLADLTDGREEVFGPGETFLLAPPDRPYRGEVRAARYTIALFDTALLEAVAPTGPGARPPRLTAGRPVDGAANRRLAATIAYVRDHVLDDPAACESELLVGTAARHLAAVTLAALPNSTRDTGRPADGADATPGTVRRAVAFIEANADRDIGLAQIAAAAYVTPRALQYAFRRHLDTTPLAFLRRVRLDAAHRELLAADPRSTTVTEIAMRWGFAHPGRFAAHYRDAYRTAPGNTLHLPA; from the coding sequence GTGGAGTTGTTGTCGTTCGAGAGCGCGAACGTGGGCGAGACGGAGGAGTTCCTGTCGTCCGCGTACACGCCGATGAAGATCGGCGGGCCCGTCCAGGACGCCCGGGTGCGGATCAGCCGCCGCGCTGCCGGTCAGGTGGCGATGGACCGGCTCGACTTCGGTTACACCATGGCCTACGACGCGGCCGACCTGGGCCGGGTGTGCCTGATCAGCATGCACGGCGGCACCCTCGCCGACCTCACCGACGGCCGCGAGGAGGTGTTCGGGCCCGGCGAGACCTTCCTCCTCGCCCCACCGGACCGGCCCTACCGGGGCGAGGTCCGGGCCGCCCGCTACACCATCGCCCTGTTCGACACCGCGTTGCTGGAGGCCGTCGCCCCCACCGGTCCCGGAGCGCGCCCGCCGCGGCTGACCGCGGGCCGGCCGGTCGACGGGGCCGCGAACCGCCGACTCGCGGCCACCATCGCCTACGTCCGTGACCACGTCCTCGACGATCCGGCGGCGTGCGAGAGCGAACTGCTGGTCGGCACCGCGGCCAGGCACCTGGCGGCCGTCACCCTCGCCGCCCTGCCCAACAGCACCCGCGACACCGGCCGCCCGGCCGACGGCGCCGACGCCACCCCCGGCACCGTGCGCCGGGCGGTCGCCTTCATCGAGGCCAACGCCGACCGGGACATCGGCCTCGCGCAGATCGCCGCCGCCGCGTACGTCACCCCGAGGGCCCTCCAGTACGCCTTCCGCCGCCATCTGGACACCACCCCGCTGGCCTTCCTGCGGCGGGTCCGGCTGGACGCCGCGCACCGCGAGCTGCTCGCCGCGGATCCCCGGAGCACCACGGTGACCGAGATCGCGATGCGCTGGGGCTTCGCCCACCCCGGACGCTTCGCCGCGCACTACCGCGACGCCTACCGGACCGCTCCGGGCAACACCCTGCACCTGCCCGCGTGA
- a CDS encoding Dyp-type peroxidase, whose protein sequence is MAAESGARPVDGTAARAVGRRALLGAGGLAALAGGGALVLAPGGGAPGPPAPAVRPGDGSAVPFHGPHQAGILTPRQSHVRLTALDLLPGADRPRTADLLRAWSAAAGRLSRGRPDPGDAAPAGDPASLTVTFGFGSTLFDRLGLTADRPPALAPLPAFPGDELDPARGGGDLFVQIAADDPLVVVQALRTVRRLARGTAGTRWLMAGFTGGPGSATPRNLMGQPDGTGNPDPADPAQRSRILLSGPGTPAWLVGGSYAVVRRIRMLLDHWEGLPPEHREQAVGRRVADGAPLTGGTEHTPADLDAARPDGVPVIAANAHIRLAAPASNGGATMLRRSWSYFDGLRPDGAPDAGTLFVAWQNDPRSAFVPVQRHLARTDALSRYVVHESSAVFAVPGGAEPGDWVGRALFAP, encoded by the coding sequence GTGGCCGCTGAGTCCGGCGCCCGGCCGGTGGACGGCACCGCCGCGCGGGCGGTGGGGCGGCGGGCGCTGCTGGGGGCAGGAGGACTCGCGGCGCTCGCGGGCGGCGGGGCGCTGGTCCTGGCTCCGGGCGGCGGCGCCCCCGGCCCGCCGGCACCGGCGGTCCGGCCGGGCGACGGGAGTGCGGTTCCCTTCCACGGTCCCCACCAGGCAGGAATCCTGACGCCACGTCAGTCCCATGTCCGACTGACCGCCCTCGACCTGCTCCCGGGCGCCGACCGCCCTCGGACGGCCGACCTGCTGCGCGCCTGGAGCGCCGCCGCCGGGCGCCTGAGCAGGGGGCGGCCCGACCCGGGCGACGCCGCACCGGCCGGCGATCCCGCCTCGCTCACGGTCACCTTCGGCTTCGGGAGCACTCTGTTCGACCGGCTCGGCCTGACCGCCGACCGCCCCCCGGCGCTCGCACCGCTGCCCGCCTTCCCCGGGGACGAGCTGGACCCGGCCCGCGGCGGCGGGGACCTCTTCGTCCAGATCGCCGCCGACGACCCGCTCGTCGTGGTCCAGGCCCTGCGGACCGTCCGGCGACTGGCCCGCGGCACCGCCGGCACCCGGTGGCTGATGGCGGGCTTCACCGGCGGACCGGGCTCCGCGACCCCGCGCAACCTGATGGGCCAGCCCGACGGGACCGGGAACCCGGACCCGGCCGACCCGGCGCAGCGGTCCCGGATCCTCCTCTCCGGACCGGGCACGCCGGCCTGGCTCGTGGGCGGCTCGTACGCGGTCGTCCGGCGCATCCGGATGCTGCTGGACCACTGGGAGGGGCTCCCGCCGGAGCACCGGGAACAGGCCGTCGGCCGCCGGGTCGCGGACGGGGCCCCGCTCACCGGCGGCACCGAGCACACCCCGGCCGACCTCGACGCCGCCCGCCCCGACGGCGTGCCGGTGATCGCGGCCAACGCCCACATCCGGCTCGCGGCGCCCGCCTCCAACGGCGGTGCGACCATGCTGCGCCGCAGCTGGTCGTACTTCGACGGTCTGCGCCCGGACGGTGCCCCCGACGCCGGGACGCTCTTCGTCGCCTGGCAGAACGACCCCCGGAGCGCCTTCGTGCCCGTGCAACGACACCTCGCCCGGACCGACGCGCTGTCGCGGTACGTGGTGCACGAGTCGTCGGCCGTGTTCGCGGTGCCCGGCGGAGCGGAACCGGGGGACTGGGTGGGGCGGGCGCTGTTCGCACCCTGA
- a CDS encoding helix-turn-helix domain-containing protein, whose translation MIEPPPEPHRIAVLTLPGVMLLDLGIPVQVFGSDPRYRVTVCTDPSAGPVLGDGVGLVTSAGLEALRDADTVVVPGYQDAEAPLPGTALAALRSASARGARLVSICTGAFTLAAAGLLDGRPATTHWRDAAALQRRYPRIDVRPNLLFVDDGDVLTSAGVTAGVDLCLHIVRRDHGAAAANARARALVAPPQRPGGQAQFVERLRPDARGDELAGIRAWMLGNLALRQSVDDLARRAHMSRRTFIRRFQQETDSSPMAWLTAARLDLARELLETTPTPVEQVARLSGLGSPAAFRATFHRHLGTSPADYRATFRS comes from the coding sequence ATGATCGAACCGCCGCCGGAGCCGCACCGGATCGCGGTGCTGACCCTGCCCGGGGTGATGCTGCTCGATCTCGGCATTCCGGTGCAGGTCTTCGGTTCGGACCCGCGCTACCGCGTCACCGTCTGTACCGATCCGTCGGCCGGACCGGTCCTGGGCGACGGGGTCGGCCTCGTCACCTCGGCCGGACTGGAGGCGCTGCGGGACGCCGACACCGTCGTCGTCCCGGGCTACCAGGACGCGGAGGCGCCGCTTCCCGGCACGGCGCTGGCGGCGCTCCGCTCGGCGAGCGCGCGCGGGGCGCGGCTGGTGTCGATCTGCACCGGGGCGTTCACCCTGGCGGCGGCCGGGCTGCTGGACGGCCGCCCCGCGACCACCCACTGGCGGGACGCCGCCGCGCTGCAGCGCCGCTACCCGCGGATCGACGTCCGGCCGAACCTGCTCTTCGTCGACGACGGCGACGTCCTCACCTCCGCCGGAGTCACCGCCGGGGTCGACCTCTGTCTGCACATCGTCCGGCGCGACCACGGGGCCGCCGCCGCCAACGCCCGCGCCCGGGCACTCGTCGCCCCGCCCCAACGCCCGGGCGGCCAGGCCCAGTTCGTCGAACGCCTCCGGCCGGACGCGCGCGGGGACGAACTCGCCGGGATCCGTGCCTGGATGCTCGGCAACCTCGCGCTGCGGCAGAGCGTCGACGATCTCGCCCGGCGCGCGCACATGTCCCGCCGGACGTTCATCCGCCGCTTCCAGCAGGAGACGGACAGCTCCCCGATGGCCTGGCTGACCGCCGCCCGCCTCGACCTGGCCCGCGAACTCCTGGAGACGACCCCGACCCCGGTCGAACAGGTCGCCCGCCTCAGCGGCCTGGGCAGTCCCGCGGCCTTCCGCGCGACCTTCCACCGCCACCTCGGCACCTCCCCGGCGGACTACCGGGCCACCTTCCGGTCATAA
- a CDS encoding metallophosphoesterase, protein MRLLLTSDTHLPTRARALPAPLLDALDEADVVFHAGDWVDTATLDLFRSRSERLVAVHGNNDGAALREQLPGIARVRLQGLRFAVVHETGPARDRERRCEERFPDTDVLVFGHSHIPWDSLAPGGLRLLNPGSPTDRRSQPFATYLTARLDDGRLTEVRLHRLPPRR, encoded by the coding sequence ATGCGACTCCTGCTGACCTCCGACACCCATCTCCCGACCCGCGCCCGGGCGCTGCCGGCGCCGCTGCTCGACGCCCTCGACGAGGCCGACGTCGTCTTCCACGCCGGGGACTGGGTCGACACCGCCACCCTCGACCTGTTCCGGTCCCGGTCCGAGCGGCTGGTCGCCGTGCACGGGAACAACGACGGGGCGGCGCTCCGGGAGCAACTGCCCGGGATCGCCCGGGTCCGGCTCCAGGGCCTCCGCTTCGCGGTGGTGCACGAGACCGGCCCCGCCCGGGACCGGGAGCGGCGGTGCGAGGAGAGGTTCCCCGACACCGATGTGCTCGTCTTCGGGCACAGCCACATCCCCTGGGACAGCCTCGCGCCGGGCGGCCTGCGGCTGCTCAACCCGGGCTCGCCGACCGACCGGCGCAGCCAGCCCTTCGCCACCTACCTCACGGCCCGGCTGGACGACGGGCGGCTCACCGAGGTGCGGCTGCACCGCCTGCCGCCCCGCCGCTGA
- a CDS encoding sigma-70 family RNA polymerase sigma factor: MSPRTQVCEDAPGPGPSGAATGELRRLLALSARGDEAAFELLFRAVAGPVYGTALRTLRCPAHAEEVAQEVLLEVWRTAAAYRPERGTVLAWVLTIAHHRAVDRVRSARAAADRERRLALPEPAAGCEPPEEQAVRALDRVRVRAALAGLSAAQREAVVLAYYGGYSQREIAHRLEVPLGTVKTRVRDGLRHLRDAFGPGAGPGQDPGAVAGRVADRRPAVLPSARPGARPSARRDATSTAAATPGRAAAIVESPTGRKIGAECTGARTVRSAGGQHGAPPTARPGRPTPGRARAAPRPPREGATGDRRPGAPRGPHRAEVLGMVTPRAPHEDTAADDEPGLPTGGVARRLGVSPTTVRSWERRYGIGPADRRAGHHRRWSPQDIAVLEAMCRLTARGVPPGEAARAALARRGAGDTGPADDTSTDDTSSGDAGPDGTGPEDTRAGRAPGGSRTLRVGTVSPECRGLARAAVRMDAPEVTGILRGAVERLGVVDAWTEVMMPALQAVGRKWAVDGEQYVEVEHLLSWHVSSVLRGVAVQAVRVRPVRPVLLAATPGEQHTLPLEATAAALTERALPFRMLGAAVPPRALLDAVHRLGPGAVMIWSQDRQTADLALVRQVSAGVRGPRGSRGRATVVAAGPGWGRTGVPAEAATPRTLAGAVDLLEEAITA, from the coding sequence GTGAGTCCGCGAACGCAGGTGTGCGAGGACGCCCCCGGCCCCGGGCCGAGCGGGGCGGCAACCGGGGAACTGCGCCGTCTTCTCGCGCTCTCGGCGCGGGGCGACGAGGCCGCCTTCGAGCTGCTGTTCCGCGCAGTGGCCGGGCCCGTGTACGGGACGGCGCTGCGCACCCTGCGTTGTCCGGCGCACGCCGAGGAGGTCGCCCAGGAGGTGCTGCTGGAGGTGTGGCGCACCGCGGCGGCCTACCGGCCCGAGCGCGGCACGGTGCTCGCGTGGGTCCTGACCATCGCCCACCACCGCGCCGTGGACCGCGTCCGCTCGGCGCGCGCGGCGGCCGACCGGGAGCGGCGCCTCGCCCTCCCGGAACCGGCCGCGGGGTGCGAACCGCCGGAGGAGCAGGCGGTGCGCGCGCTGGACCGGGTGCGGGTGCGCGCCGCGCTCGCGGGGCTGAGCGCGGCGCAGCGCGAGGCCGTGGTCCTGGCCTACTACGGCGGGTACTCGCAGCGGGAGATCGCGCACCGGTTGGAGGTGCCGCTCGGCACGGTCAAGACCCGGGTCCGCGACGGCCTGCGGCACCTGCGGGACGCCTTCGGCCCGGGCGCCGGGCCCGGCCAGGACCCCGGCGCCGTCGCGGGCCGCGTCGCCGACCGCCGCCCCGCCGTCCTTCCCTCGGCCCGCCCCGGCGCCCGTCCCTCCGCCCGTCGCGACGCCACGAGCACGGCGGCGGCAACACCGGGCCGGGCCGCCGCGATCGTAGAATCGCCGACCGGCCGCAAGATCGGCGCCGAGTGCACCGGCGCCCGGACCGTCCGCTCCGCGGGAGGACAGCATGGCGCCCCACCGACCGCTCGCCCCGGGCGACCCACCCCCGGCCGCGCCCGCGCCGCGCCCCGGCCGCCCCGGGAGGGAGCCACCGGCGACCGCCGTCCCGGCGCGCCGCGCGGACCGCACCGGGCGGAGGTCCTGGGCATGGTGACGCCGCGAGCCCCGCACGAGGACACCGCGGCCGACGACGAGCCCGGTCTGCCCACCGGCGGGGTCGCCCGGCGCCTGGGGGTGTCACCGACGACCGTCCGTTCCTGGGAGCGGCGCTACGGCATCGGCCCCGCCGACCGCCGGGCCGGGCACCACCGCCGCTGGAGCCCGCAGGACATCGCCGTCCTGGAGGCGATGTGCCGGCTGACGGCCAGGGGCGTGCCACCGGGCGAGGCCGCCCGCGCCGCCCTGGCCCGGCGCGGGGCCGGGGACACCGGTCCCGCCGACGACACCAGCACCGACGACACCAGCAGCGGGGACGCCGGTCCCGACGGCACCGGCCCCGAGGACACCAGGGCCGGCCGTGCCCCCGGCGGCAGCCGGACGCTGCGGGTCGGGACGGTGAGCCCCGAGTGCCGCGGCCTGGCCCGCGCCGCGGTGCGGATGGACGCGCCGGAGGTCACCGGGATCCTGCGAGGGGCCGTCGAACGGCTCGGCGTGGTCGACGCCTGGACCGAGGTGATGATGCCCGCCCTTCAGGCCGTGGGGCGCAAGTGGGCGGTCGACGGCGAGCAGTACGTCGAGGTCGAGCACCTGCTGTCCTGGCACGTCTCCAGCGTGCTGCGCGGGGTGGCGGTACAGGCCGTCCGGGTCCGGCCGGTGCGGCCGGTGCTGCTGGCGGCGACGCCGGGCGAGCAGCACACCCTGCCGCTGGAGGCCACGGCGGCGGCGCTGACCGAACGCGCCCTCCCGTTCCGGATGCTGGGCGCGGCCGTCCCGCCCCGCGCGCTGCTCGACGCCGTCCACCGGCTGGGGCCGGGCGCCGTGATGATCTGGTCCCAGGACCGGCAGACCGCCGACCTCGCGCTGGTGCGCCAGGTGAGCGCCGGGGTGCGGGGCCCGCGCGGCTCCCGGGGCCGGGCGACGGTGGTCGCGGCCGGTCCGGGCTGGGGCCGGACCGGGGTCCCGGCCGAGGCCGCGACGCCCCGCACCCTCGCCGGCGCCGTCGACCTGCTGGAGGAGGCGATCACGGCCTGA
- a CDS encoding molybdopterin-dependent oxidoreductase: MIHRSARATRPARPARRVLLGPALVLALCATGCAASPGTPTGTGAPAGTVTSTGTGTSTGSVTSTGTGAASSAPAVPLKPGAVRVSGEVDKPYTLTLADLRRMPLASVTVTYTSAKGQQTHSFDGVPLHTVLSAAAPRFDTSKKNGALRGVVAATGGGDYRAVFGWAELDPGFAKSQVLVAVSQDGVPLDDNAGPSLVVPQDTKGGRYVSELDRLWVGTVDQVVDGGR, encoded by the coding sequence GTGATCCACCGCTCCGCCCGCGCCACACGTCCCGCCCGTCCCGCCCGCCGAGTCCTGCTCGGCCCGGCTCTCGTCCTCGCCCTGTGCGCCACCGGCTGCGCGGCCTCGCCGGGCACGCCGACGGGCACCGGCGCGCCCGCCGGAACGGTCACGAGCACGGGCACCGGCACGAGTACCGGCAGCGTCACGAGTACCGGCACCGGCGCCGCGTCGTCCGCCCCGGCCGTGCCGCTGAAGCCGGGCGCGGTGCGGGTCTCGGGAGAGGTGGACAAGCCCTACACCCTCACCCTGGCCGACCTGCGCAGAATGCCGCTGGCCTCCGTCACCGTCACCTACACCAGCGCGAAGGGACAGCAGACGCACAGCTTCGACGGCGTGCCGCTGCACACCGTGCTCAGCGCGGCCGCGCCCCGTTTCGACACGAGCAAGAAGAACGGCGCCCTGCGCGGCGTGGTGGCGGCGACCGGGGGCGGCGACTACCGCGCGGTGTTCGGCTGGGCCGAGCTCGACCCGGGGTTCGCCAAGTCGCAGGTGCTGGTGGCCGTCTCGCAGGACGGCGTACCCCTCGACGACAACGCCGGGCCGAGCCTGGTGGTCCCGCAGGACACCAAGGGCGGGCGCTACGTCTCCGAACTCGACCGGCTCTGGGTGGGCACCGTGGACCAGGTGGTCGACGGTGGCCGCTGA